The Nostoc sp. 'Lobaria pulmonaria (5183) cyanobiont' genome window below encodes:
- a CDS encoding DUF2231 domain-containing protein, giving the protein MNSELIDQLSGSLGANGLPYTIPIHPNLVHLTIALFIIGMTFDIVGVLFPFEKWVFKFLAITVERNNLFDVGWYNILACSIITFFTVGAGFYEMLLATPPADMKSAWGLQAMETMLWHGMGGVFLLTLIVGMTIWRGWQRFVWDKQPYKQTDREVQWIYLFAGIAIMFIMYIHGTLGAQLATEFGVHNTADSLLRLGQDLNTTLK; this is encoded by the coding sequence ATGAACTCAGAATTGATTGACCAATTGAGCGGCTCTCTAGGCGCAAACGGATTACCTTACACAATTCCCATTCATCCCAACTTAGTCCATCTGACAATAGCTTTGTTCATCATTGGCATGACCTTTGATATCGTTGGTGTTCTGTTCCCGTTTGAAAAATGGGTTTTCAAATTTTTGGCAATTACTGTGGAACGTAACAACTTATTTGATGTTGGCTGGTACAACATTTTAGCTTGCAGCATTATTACATTTTTCACTGTAGGAGCAGGATTTTACGAAATGCTATTGGCAACACCACCAGCTGATATGAAGAGTGCCTGGGGATTGCAGGCAATGGAAACTATGCTCTGGCATGGTATGGGTGGTGTGTTCTTATTAACGTTGATTGTTGGCATGACCATCTGGAGAGGATGGCAGCGCTTCGTTTGGGACAAACAACCATATAAACAGACAGATAGAGAAGTGCAATGGATCTACCTGTTTGCAGGCATAGCAATCATGTTCATTATGTACATTCACGGCACACTAGGAGCGCAACTAGCCACCGAATTTGGCGTACACAATACAGCAGATAGTTTGCTGCGATTAGGTCAAGACCTCAACACCACGCTTAAATAA
- a CDS encoding fasciclin domain-containing protein, whose translation MKASYFSILIAAIKAAKGVDTFKGNSPFTVFVSTDETFAELQASTIDAVLKNILKLNKISNLEM comes from the coding sequence ATGAAAGCTAGTTACTTTAGTATATTAATTGCTGCAATAAAAGCTGCTAAGGGAGTAGATACTTTCAAAGGTAATAGCCCATTCACTGTTTTTGTATCTACTGATGAGACGTTTGCTGAACTTCAAGCAAGCACAATAGATGCAGTGCTTAAGAACATTCTAAAGCTCAATAAAATCTCAAATTTGGAAATGTGA
- a CDS encoding metal ABC transporter substrate-binding protein produces the protein MQLPQYGQKLAVASGLLLGLCLAGCSPSGSNSQPQLSPNSATTTTTNLDKKGKKVVLTTFTVIADMAQNVAGDKAIVESLTKPGAEIHGYEPTPSDLVRAQKADLILNNGLNLERWAQKLYNSVPNVPHVTLSEGIKPVEITEDAYKGKPNPHAWMSPQNALIYVENIRKALVNLDSANAETYNTNAKAYSQKIKEVDEKLRKSVSVVPADKRYMVSCEGAFSYVTRDYGLKEAYLWAVNSEQQATPKQLEKVIDIVKKNKIPVVFCESTVNDGAQRQVARESGARFGGVFYVDSLSPANGPAPTYLKLLELNITTLTQGLEEK, from the coding sequence ATGCAATTACCGCAGTACGGACAAAAATTGGCTGTAGCGTCTGGGCTGCTATTGGGGCTATGTTTGGCTGGGTGTAGCCCGTCAGGCTCTAATTCTCAACCACAGTTAAGTCCAAACTCAGCCACAACTACCACCACCAATCTAGATAAAAAAGGTAAAAAAGTAGTTCTTACCACCTTTACAGTCATTGCAGATATGGCGCAAAACGTGGCGGGAGACAAGGCTATTGTTGAATCCCTCACCAAACCAGGGGCGGAAATTCATGGTTACGAACCAACTCCTAGCGATTTGGTGAGGGCGCAAAAAGCAGACCTAATTTTGAATAATGGTCTGAATTTAGAGCGTTGGGCACAGAAATTGTATAATAGCGTCCCTAATGTACCTCACGTTACTCTAAGTGAGGGAATTAAACCTGTAGAAATTACGGAGGATGCCTATAAGGGGAAACCTAATCCTCATGCTTGGATGTCACCACAAAATGCCTTGATTTACGTAGAGAATATTCGCAAGGCATTAGTTAATTTAGACTCAGCGAATGCAGAGACTTATAATACCAATGCCAAAGCATACAGCCAAAAGATTAAAGAAGTTGATGAGAAACTGCGAAAAAGCGTGTCGGTAGTTCCAGCAGACAAGCGCTACATGGTAAGCTGTGAAGGCGCTTTCTCATACGTCACCCGCGATTATGGCTTGAAAGAAGCTTATCTCTGGGCAGTCAACTCTGAACAGCAAGCTACTCCCAAACAGCTAGAAAAAGTCATTGATATAGTTAAAAAAAATAAAATACCTGTAGTTTTCTGTGAAAGTACAGTAAACGATGGAGCGCAACGTCAGGTAGCTAGAGAATCAGGAGCAAGGTTTGGTGGAGTGTTTTACGTTGATTCCCTATCTCCAGCAAACGGCCCAGCACCAACTTATCTCAAGTTGCTAGAACTTAATATTACTACTCTAACTCAGGGATTAGAGGAAAAGTGA
- a CDS encoding metal ABC transporter ATP-binding protein → MKSISIDVENLTVAYHGKVALHGASLQIKAGSISGLVGMNGSGKSTLFKAIMGFLKPVTGQVLINGLPIKTVQKKSLVAYVPQSEEVDWNFPVSVEDVVMMGRYGYMNILRIPAAKDHRVVRESLERVQMWSMRDRQIGELSGGQKKRAFLARALAQQGTVLLLDEPFTGVDIKTEKAMIDLLLELREEGHTILISTHDLASITTFCDQVVLINRTILAYGNTSEVFTEENLSRTFGGSLGDLSFSKSQIIRGKKSESD, encoded by the coding sequence GTGAAATCTATTAGTATTGATGTCGAAAATCTGACAGTTGCTTACCACGGCAAAGTTGCTTTACATGGTGCTTCTTTGCAAATTAAAGCAGGTTCAATTAGTGGTTTAGTGGGGATGAATGGTAGTGGTAAATCAACCCTATTTAAGGCGATTATGGGTTTTTTAAAGCCAGTTACAGGACAGGTTTTGATTAATGGCTTACCGATAAAAACTGTACAGAAAAAAAGCTTGGTCGCTTATGTACCACAGTCAGAAGAAGTGGACTGGAATTTTCCAGTAAGTGTCGAGGATGTGGTGATGATGGGACGCTATGGTTACATGAATATACTGCGAATTCCGGCGGCGAAAGATCACAGAGTGGTGAGAGAAAGTTTGGAAAGAGTGCAAATGTGGTCAATGCGCGATCGCCAAATAGGAGAACTCTCTGGTGGACAGAAAAAACGTGCCTTTCTCGCCCGTGCTTTAGCACAACAGGGAACAGTTTTGCTATTAGATGAACCTTTCACTGGGGTAGATATCAAAACAGAAAAAGCAATGATTGACTTATTGTTGGAATTGCGAGAAGAAGGTCATACAATTTTGATTTCTACCCATGATTTAGCTTCTATCACTACTTTCTGCGACCAAGTAGTACTCATTAACCGTACTATTTTAGCTTATGGAAATACATCTGAAGTCTTCACAGAAGAGAATCTCTCTCGGACTTTTGGTGGTTCTCTTGGAGATTTATCTTTCAGCAAAAGTCAGATTATCCGTGGAAAGAAAAGTGAATCTGATTAA
- a CDS encoding DUF2237 family protein, with protein MTEAKNVIGANLEACCTSPMTGFYRDGFCRTGGQDFGAHVVCAELTSEFLEFTKSRGNDLSTPVPDSNFPGLKPGDRWCLCASRWQEALEAGVAPPVILSATHARALEVVSLDELKKHALTSS; from the coding sequence ATGACAGAAGCTAAAAACGTAATCGGTGCAAACCTAGAGGCCTGCTGCACTTCTCCCATGACTGGGTTTTACCGCGACGGTTTTTGTCGCACAGGTGGTCAGGATTTTGGGGCGCATGTCGTATGTGCCGAACTGACATCAGAATTCCTGGAGTTCACTAAATCGCGGGGGAACGACCTGAGCACACCTGTTCCTGATTCTAATTTTCCTGGACTGAAGCCTGGCGATCGCTGGTGTTTGTGTGCTTCTCGTTGGCAAGAAGCTCTAGAAGCTGGCGTTGCTCCACCCGTAATACTTTCAGCAACTCATGCTAGAGCTTTGGAAGTGGTTTCTCTAGACGAACTCAAAAAACATGCTCTAACTTCCTCTTGA
- a CDS encoding chlorophyll a/b-binding protein, protein MSANTNINPPMLDNRNAWRWGFTPQAELWNGRLAMIGFLCAALIELFSGQGFLHFWGLL, encoded by the coding sequence ATGTCAGCTAACACAAACATTAACCCCCCGATGCTCGATAATCGCAATGCCTGGCGTTGGGGATTTACACCCCAGGCTGAACTTTGGAACGGTCGTTTGGCGATGATTGGCTTTTTGTGCGCCGCCCTAATTGAACTATTTTCTGGTCAAGGCTTCCTTCACTTTTGGGGCCTTCTGTAG
- a CDS encoding cytochrome c oxidase subunit II, which translates to MKIQKILNILTLLTGAIAVTFTSIWIGKQAYSWLPPQAAAESLLIDDLISFLVTLGAFIFLGVTSTLIYSVIFHRAVKDDFTDGPPIEGNVTLEVVWTAIPILLVFWIASYSYQVYEQMGIQGPSELVHLHNPLAMESAYAAPANALAEPVEKIDVLAKQWAWVFHYPERDITSTELHLPSDRRVRLALKSQDVLHGFYIPAFRLKQDIIPNHAIDFEFTPILAGQYRLTDSQYSGTYFATMQANVIVESPEDYQQWLAQAATQKPSPAKNQAASEYAQTSNQSVQTGWVTVPPAAPPLVNSPG; encoded by the coding sequence ATGAAAATCCAGAAGATTTTAAATATTTTGACGCTGCTAACAGGCGCGATCGCAGTGACTTTTACCAGTATCTGGATCGGCAAGCAGGCTTACTCCTGGCTTCCTCCCCAAGCAGCAGCTGAATCCCTACTCATTGATGATTTGATTAGCTTCTTAGTAACCCTCGGTGCCTTTATCTTCTTGGGAGTAACAAGTACTCTGATCTATTCTGTAATCTTCCATCGGGCAGTCAAAGATGACTTTACTGACGGCCCCCCGATTGAAGGTAACGTCACCTTAGAAGTTGTCTGGACAGCAATCCCAATTCTCTTGGTATTTTGGATTGCAAGCTACAGCTACCAAGTTTACGAACAAATGGGAATTCAAGGCCCATCAGAACTAGTTCATCTGCATAATCCCCTGGCGATGGAATCAGCTTATGCAGCACCAGCTAACGCCTTAGCAGAACCTGTTGAGAAAATTGACGTACTAGCTAAACAGTGGGCGTGGGTTTTTCACTACCCAGAAAGAGATATTACTAGTACCGAATTGCATTTACCAAGCGATCGCCGGGTACGTTTAGCACTGAAATCACAGGATGTTCTCCACGGCTTCTATATTCCTGCGTTCCGCCTCAAGCAGGATATTATTCCTAACCATGCGATCGACTTTGAATTTACTCCCATCCTTGCCGGACAATACCGATTGACCGATTCCCAATATAGCGGTACATACTTTGCGACGATGCAAGCGAATGTAATCGTTGAATCTCCTGAAGATTATCAGCAGTGGCTAGCCCAAGCTGCAACCCAAAAGCCATCTCCAGCAAAGAATCAAGCGGCTTCTGAGTATGCTCAAACATCCAATCAATCAGTCCAAACTGGTTGGGTTACAGTTCCACCTGCTGCACCTCCTCTAGTCAATTCTCCTGGTTAA
- a CDS encoding response regulator — protein MYLNNRFPTNPSFLKGLRILLVDNDVNFCNSFILMLQSYGVKVQAAFLVQQALEIFVQWQPDVLLSDISSPKEDGYALIHQVRTLTGEQGKVVPAIALTTAVTEDVYQHALLAGFNLCFLKPLLLDDFVAVLGILAITNSPHSASC, from the coding sequence ATGTATCTAAATAATAGATTTCCTACTAATCCTTCATTTCTTAAAGGGCTACGAATACTCCTTGTAGATAATGATGTCAATTTCTGCAATTCGTTCATACTGATGTTGCAATCCTATGGTGTGAAGGTGCAAGCGGCATTTTTAGTCCAGCAAGCTCTGGAAATATTTGTGCAATGGCAACCTGATGTCCTGTTGAGTGATATTTCCTCGCCAAAGGAGGATGGCTATGCTCTGATTCACCAAGTGAGAACACTTACGGGAGAGCAAGGGAAAGTAGTACCAGCCATTGCTCTAACAACAGCTGTCACTGAAGATGTGTATCAACATGCTCTCTTAGCTGGATTTAACCTATGCTTCCTTAAACCCCTACTTCTTGATGATTTTGTTGCTGTGCTTGGCATTTTAGCAATTACTAATAGTCCTCATTCAGCCTCATGCTAA
- a CDS encoding DUF2231 domain-containing protein: MIEYFTSLNDHNLPYPDTVHPIVVHFVIAMVLFSFFCDVIGYFTGKSGLFEVSWWNMLVATIAIFVAIIFGQFEAGLAQPYSLAKSVLNLHTLIGWSLSGIITAITAWRYVIRARNPQKVPIYYLGAGLVLTLIVGLQVYLGDELVWVYGLHTVPVVEAVKDGLLR, translated from the coding sequence ATGATTGAGTATTTTACATCCTTGAACGACCACAATTTGCCCTATCCAGATACGGTTCATCCCATCGTTGTCCACTTCGTAATTGCGATGGTGTTGTTTTCTTTCTTCTGCGATGTAATTGGCTATTTTACTGGGAAATCCGGTCTTTTTGAGGTGAGTTGGTGGAATATGTTAGTTGCCACGATCGCCATCTTCGTCGCAATTATTTTTGGTCAGTTTGAAGCAGGATTAGCACAGCCTTACAGCCTAGCTAAATCGGTGCTGAATTTGCATACGCTAATTGGTTGGTCGCTTTCAGGAATTATCACAGCGATTACAGCTTGGCGCTATGTAATTCGTGCCCGTAATCCGCAAAAAGTACCGATTTATTATTTGGGAGCCGGACTAGTTTTAACCCTGATAGTTGGCTTGCAGGTATATCTCGGAGATGAGCTTGTTTGGGTATATGGATTGCATACCGTGCCAGTTGTGGAAGCAGTAAAGGATGGTTTGTTGCGATGA
- the ctaD gene encoding cytochrome c oxidase subunit I produces the protein MTNIPIEGILLPNEKPKHESSSNWKEYFSFSTDHKVIGIQYLVTSFFFFLVGGIFAMVMRGELMTPESDLVDRTVYNGMFTMHGTVMLFLWTFPSLVGFANYLVPLMIGARDMAFPRLNAVAFWMVPVVGILMMGSFFVPGGPAQAGWWSYPPVSLQNPTGNLINGQVIWLLAVAISGVSSIMGAVNFVTTIVKMRAPGMGFFRMPLFVWGVFSAQIIQLFGLPALTAGAVMLLLDLTVGTSFFDPAKGGNPVMFQHYFWFYSHPAVYVIILPVFAIFSEIFPVYSRKPLFGYKVVAVSSILIAVVSGIVWVHHMYVSGTPGWMRLIFMLTTMCVSVPTGIKVFAWVATIWGGKLRLHTPMLFALGALIMFVFAGITGIMLSSVPVDVHVNNTYFVVGHFHYVLYGTVTMGLYAAIYHWFPKMTGRMYSESWGKIHFWLAFIGTNLNFLPMHPLGLQGMLRRVASYAPEYQFWNVIASLGGFLLGMSTLPFIFNMVISWMQGEKAPANPWRAIGLEWLVSSPPPVENFEEIPIIISEPYGYGKSEPLTANLPE, from the coding sequence ATGACTAATATTCCTATTGAAGGCATCCTTCTCCCTAATGAGAAGCCCAAGCACGAATCTTCAAGTAACTGGAAAGAATACTTCAGCTTTAGTACCGATCATAAAGTTATTGGTATCCAGTATCTCGTTACCTCATTCTTCTTCTTTCTCGTCGGCGGTATCTTTGCGATGGTGATGCGGGGAGAACTGATGACACCCGAATCAGATTTAGTCGATCGCACCGTCTACAACGGTATGTTCACCATGCACGGCACCGTGATGCTGTTTTTGTGGACATTTCCCTCACTAGTTGGTTTTGCCAACTATCTAGTACCCCTGATGATTGGGGCGCGAGATATGGCATTTCCCCGCCTGAATGCCGTCGCCTTTTGGATGGTGCCAGTAGTTGGGATTTTGATGATGGGTAGCTTCTTTGTTCCTGGTGGCCCAGCCCAAGCCGGCTGGTGGTCTTACCCGCCAGTCAGTCTCCAGAATCCCACAGGTAACTTAATTAATGGTCAAGTTATCTGGCTCTTGGCGGTAGCAATATCTGGCGTATCCTCAATTATGGGGGCAGTGAACTTTGTCACCACAATCGTCAAGATGCGGGCCCCAGGAATGGGCTTCTTCCGGATGCCTCTGTTTGTCTGGGGAGTATTTAGCGCCCAGATTATCCAACTATTCGGACTACCTGCACTGACAGCAGGCGCGGTGATGCTGCTACTCGACCTCACAGTTGGTACGAGCTTTTTTGACCCCGCCAAGGGTGGGAATCCAGTTATGTTCCAACATTACTTCTGGTTCTACTCCCACCCCGCCGTTTACGTGATTATTTTGCCCGTCTTTGCGATTTTCTCAGAAATCTTCCCAGTTTATTCGCGTAAACCCCTATTTGGTTACAAAGTAGTTGCCGTTTCATCGATCTTGATTGCCGTAGTCAGCGGTATCGTTTGGGTACACCACATGTACGTCAGCGGTACACCAGGTTGGATGCGGTTGATTTTCATGCTGACAACAATGTGTGTATCTGTCCCCACAGGAATTAAAGTATTCGCTTGGGTGGCAACTATTTGGGGCGGTAAACTGCGACTACATACACCGATGCTGTTCGCCCTGGGTGCATTGATCATGTTTGTCTTCGCAGGTATCACAGGCATCATGCTTTCCTCTGTGCCTGTGGATGTCCACGTGAATAACACTTACTTTGTGGTGGGACACTTCCACTACGTTCTCTACGGCACTGTGACGATGGGCTTGTATGCTGCCATCTATCACTGGTTCCCCAAAATGACCGGGCGAATGTACTCGGAAAGCTGGGGTAAAATCCACTTTTGGCTAGCATTCATCGGCACCAACCTCAACTTTTTGCCTATGCACCCATTAGGATTGCAAGGAATGTTACGCCGAGTTGCTTCCTATGCCCCAGAGTATCAATTCTGGAATGTCATCGCTAGCTTGGGCGGATTTCTATTAGGAATGTCCACCTTGCCCTTCATTTTCAACATGGTGATTTCTTGGATGCAAGGCGAGAAAGCACCTGCTAATCCTTGGCGGGCAATTGGACTAGAGTGGTTAGTTTCTTCACCACCCCCAGTAGAAAACTTTGAAGAAATTCCCATTATCATTTCCGAACCCTACGGCTACGGCAAATCAGAACCCTTGACAGCCAACCTCCCAGAATAA
- a CDS encoding NblA/ycf18 family protein yields MNQPIKLSLEQEFSIRSFSDQVQQMSREQAQEFLILHYKQMMIRETMFQELLKHKWKLDMDFA; encoded by the coding sequence ATGAATCAGCCAATCAAATTATCTTTAGAACAAGAATTTAGCATTCGTTCCTTTAGCGATCAAGTGCAGCAGATGTCCCGTGAACAAGCTCAAGAGTTCTTGATCTTGCACTATAAGCAGATGATGATTCGGGAAACGATGTTTCAAGAACTCCTCAAACACAAGTGGAAACTAGATATGGATTTTGCCTGA
- a CDS encoding chemotaxis protein CheB encodes MSFKIVVIGTSLGGLSALKIVLGNLPADFPVPIAIVQHRHKESSNTLQDLLQESSLLKIREVEDKEEILPGHIYIAPADYHLLVEPGHFALSTDEPVSYARPSIDVLFESAADVYTEEVIGVILTGANQDGVQGLKKIKARGGITIVQEPATAESDVMPEAAISAVEVDWILTLSNIASQMVKLCQLSQK; translated from the coding sequence GTGTCGTTTAAAATTGTGGTAATTGGTACTTCTTTAGGCGGATTATCAGCATTGAAAATCGTCCTGGGAAATTTACCAGCAGACTTCCCTGTGCCGATCGCGATCGTGCAACACCGTCACAAAGAGTCTAGCAACACACTCCAGGATTTATTGCAAGAATCCAGTTTGTTGAAAATTCGCGAAGTGGAAGATAAGGAGGAAATACTACCGGGACATATCTACATAGCCCCAGCAGATTATCATTTACTGGTTGAACCAGGTCACTTTGCTCTTTCGACTGATGAACCTGTTTCTTATGCCCGACCGTCTATCGATGTGCTGTTTGAGTCGGCAGCCGATGTTTATACAGAGGAAGTTATTGGTGTAATATTGACAGGAGCAAACCAAGATGGTGTGCAAGGTCTTAAAAAAATAAAAGCGCGGGGAGGAATTACCATTGTACAGGAACCTGCCACAGCTGAAAGCGACGTTATGCCAGAGGCAGCAATTTCTGCTGTTGAAGTAGACTGGATTTTGACACTCTCAAACATTGCTTCCCAAATGGTCAAGCTTTGTCAATTATCACAGAAATAA
- a CDS encoding metal ABC transporter permease, giving the protein MNTLAFLDWLTTPLQHEFMVKAICVSALVGVVCSVLSCFMTLKGWALMGDAVSHAVMPGVVIAYVLNIPFAVGAFVFGVGSVIAIGYIKAKTRIKEDTVIGLVFTGFFALGLVLVSKTPSSVDLTHILFGNVLGISNEDIIQTVIISVITLVTIAILRKDLLLFCFDPTHARSIGLNTGALHYILLSLLSLTAVAGLQTVGIILVVAMLVTPGATAYLLTDRFDHMILIAMASGVFSSVMGTYISYHIDGATGGCIVVLQTLLFVIAMIFAPKHGLLVRAKKQENTD; this is encoded by the coding sequence ATGAATACTCTCGCATTCCTAGATTGGTTAACCACGCCCCTACAGCATGAATTTATGGTGAAGGCAATTTGTGTCAGTGCCTTAGTTGGGGTAGTCTGTTCTGTTTTATCTTGTTTTATGACCCTAAAAGGTTGGGCATTGATGGGAGATGCTGTTTCCCATGCGGTAATGCCTGGGGTAGTAATTGCTTATGTTTTAAATATCCCTTTTGCTGTGGGCGCTTTTGTTTTTGGAGTGGGTTCAGTTATTGCGATCGGTTATATCAAAGCGAAGACGAGAATTAAAGAAGATACTGTCATCGGACTTGTATTTACAGGATTTTTCGCTCTTGGTTTGGTACTAGTTTCCAAAACTCCAAGCAGCGTAGACTTGACGCATATTTTGTTTGGAAATGTCTTGGGCATTTCTAATGAAGACATTATCCAAACGGTGATTATTAGCGTAATTACTTTAGTAACAATAGCTATTTTACGCAAAGACCTCCTATTATTTTGTTTTGACCCCACTCATGCACGTTCCATTGGCTTGAACACAGGAGCGCTGCATTATATTTTACTATCATTACTCTCGTTAACTGCTGTCGCCGGACTCCAGACAGTGGGAATTATTCTGGTTGTAGCGATGTTAGTTACTCCGGGAGCAACGGCTTATTTGTTAACAGACCGTTTCGACCACATGATACTAATTGCGATGGCATCAGGAGTATTTTCTAGTGTTATGGGGACTTACATCAGCTATCATATCGATGGTGCAACAGGGGGTTGCATAGTTGTGTTGCAAACCTTGTTGTTTGTCATAGCAATGATTTTTGCACCTAAACATGGGTTACTGGTAAGAGCAAAGAAGCAAGAAAACACTGACTAA
- a CDS encoding hybrid sensor histidine kinase/response regulator — MQMEPKVNILLVDDKLENLLALEAILEKLGENLVRATSGEEALRCLLHQDFAVILLDVQMPGMDGFETATLIRNRGRSRHTPIIFLTAFSTSDQMLFKGYALGAVDYLLKPLDPNILTSKVTVFVELFKKTEAVKQQTAQLVAVNTELRQSEERFRSLSTCSPVGIFETDTEGDCKYTNPRYQAICGLKAAESLEKRWLESVHPEDKERAIASWSAYICEGREYSEEFRFQAAHGNIRWVQVRSSPMLSSQGELLGYVGTLEDITERKQAEEVRAQVIREQTARQEAEAANRMKDEFLAVLSHELRTPLTSMLGWSKILRTKKLDEKATSRALEAIERNAISQMQLIEDILDVSRIIRGQLRLNVSAVNLISVMEAALEAVRPLAEPKDIQLNTVLDTSIGSVYGDLARLQQIVWNLLTNAIKFTPKGGRVEVRLSKHFGFSISDFGVGATSTTISTSQSNDLRFESDSENLDSANTDESNNLKSKIQNSKSQYAQIQVIDTGIGISSEFLPKVFERFRQADSTTTRSHNGLGLGLAIVRHLVELHKGAIFAESLGTGQGATFTVRLPLLQDNKGSRVSREATGEISSPVAATPLAGLRVLVVDDEADTRNFLSFMFEEYGAFASAVASVDEALVVLEQAKPDILISDIGMSEQDGYTLIRKLRSLEPEKGGRIPAIALTAYTREEDRLKALSEGFQQHLSKPIDPNKLIAAVANVLELPLQVPVS; from the coding sequence ATGCAGATGGAACCCAAAGTCAACATCCTCCTAGTAGATGATAAACTAGAAAATTTGCTGGCACTAGAGGCAATCCTAGAAAAACTAGGGGAAAATCTTGTGAGAGCTACTTCTGGGGAAGAAGCTTTGAGGTGTCTGCTGCATCAAGATTTTGCGGTGATTTTGCTGGATGTGCAAATGCCAGGGATGGACGGTTTTGAAACTGCTACCTTAATTCGCAATCGGGGGCGATCGCGTCACACTCCGATTATCTTTCTGACTGCTTTTAGCACCAGCGACCAAATGCTGTTTAAAGGTTATGCCTTGGGTGCTGTTGATTATTTGCTCAAACCACTAGACCCCAATATCTTGACTTCTAAAGTCACAGTATTTGTAGAACTATTTAAGAAAACAGAAGCCGTCAAGCAACAAACAGCGCAACTGGTAGCTGTGAATACCGAACTCAGGCAAAGTGAAGAAAGATTCCGATCGCTAAGTACCTGCTCACCCGTTGGCATTTTTGAAACTGATACCGAAGGCGACTGTAAATATACTAATCCCCGCTATCAGGCAATTTGTGGCTTGAAAGCGGCAGAGAGTTTAGAAAAGAGATGGCTGGAATCTGTTCATCCAGAAGACAAAGAACGAGCGATCGCTAGTTGGTCTGCTTACATTTGTGAAGGTCGGGAATACTCAGAAGAATTTCGCTTTCAAGCTGCTCACGGTAACATTCGTTGGGTTCAAGTTCGTTCATCACCGATGCTTTCCAGTCAAGGAGAATTGCTGGGTTATGTAGGCACTCTTGAAGATATTACCGAACGCAAGCAAGCCGAAGAAGTCCGTGCTCAAGTGATTCGCGAACAAACGGCAAGACAGGAAGCAGAAGCCGCGAATCGAATGAAAGATGAGTTTCTAGCTGTTCTCTCCCACGAACTCCGCACACCTCTAACCTCGATGCTCGGCTGGTCAAAAATCCTCCGCACCAAAAAACTTGACGAAAAAGCCACCTCCCGCGCCTTGGAGGCGATCGAACGCAACGCTATATCTCAGATGCAACTAATTGAGGATATCTTAGACGTATCCCGGATTATCCGTGGTCAGTTGCGGTTAAACGTATCGGCAGTGAATCTAATCTCGGTGATGGAGGCAGCTTTAGAAGCAGTGCGTCCCCTAGCAGAGCCAAAAGATATTCAATTAAATACTGTACTGGATACTTCCATAGGGTCAGTCTATGGCGATCTGGCCCGTTTACAGCAAATTGTCTGGAACCTACTAACTAATGCAATAAAATTTACCCCTAAAGGTGGTAGGGTAGAAGTCAGACTGTCAAAGCATTTTGGATTTTCGATTTCAGACTTTGGTGTGGGCGCTACTTCCACAACCATCAGTACAAGCCAGTCGAACGATTTGAGATTTGAATCTGATAGTGAAAATTTAGACTCTGCAAATACTGATGAAAGCAATAATCTAAAATCCAAAATCCAAAATTCAAAATCCCAGTACGCCCAAATTCAAGTTATTGATACAGGTATTGGTATCAGTTCCGAGTTTTTACCCAAAGTATTTGAGCGGTTCCGGCAAGCAGACAGTACCACAACGCGATCGCACAATGGATTAGGACTAGGTTTAGCGATCGTCCGTCATCTAGTGGAACTGCACAAAGGTGCAATCTTTGCCGAAAGTTTAGGTACTGGACAAGGAGCAACCTTTACTGTACGATTACCACTTCTACAAGACAATAAGGGTAGTAGGGTGAGTAGAGAAGCTACAGGAGAAATTTCTTCTCCTGTGGCAGCGACGCCCCTTGCTGGATTAAGAGTTTTAGTTGTAGATGATGAAGCAGATACCCGTAACTTTCTCAGTTTTATGTTTGAGGAGTATGGGGCTTTTGCCAGTGCGGTAGCATCAGTTGATGAAGCGCTAGTAGTACTTGAACAAGCAAAACCAGATATCCTGATTAGCGACATCGGTATGTCAGAGCAAGATGGTTATACACTGATTAGGAAACTGCGCTCTTTAGAACCAGAAAAAGGCGGACGCATCCCCGCGATCGCTTTAACAGCATACACGCGAGAGGAAGACCGCTTGAAAGCGCTTTCAGAAGGGTTTCAGCAGCATTTATCTAAGCCAATTGACCCGAATAAATTGATTGCTGCGGTTGCCAATGTATTAGAACTGCCTCTGCAAGTTCCAGTGAGTTGA